The following are from one region of the Vibrio rarus genome:
- a CDS encoding amino acid ABC transporter permease, whose translation MTPPKITPSNDASAAKSSNLLYNPTFRAVAFQIIAVLALVWFFYTIVNNALSNLDARGIATGFDFLSKEAGFGIGLHLIEYDETFSYGRTFFVGLINTALVSMLGIFFATVLGFIMGIARLSSNWLVSRLAAVYIEIFRNIPLLLQIFFWYFAVLQALPSPRQSLSLGEAVFLNVRGLFFPAPVFNDGSGLVLAALVIALVASIFIAIWAKNKQKLTGRQTPVGRISMALILVLTLAAYFIAGMPISAEFPELKGFNFKGGISIIPELAALTLALSIYTAAFIAEIVRSGINAVSHGQTEAAMSLGLPRSRTLRLVVIPQALRIIIPPLTSQYLNLTKNSSLAMAIGYPDLVSVFAGTTLNQTGQAIEIIAMTMGVYLTLSLLTSLIMNIYNKKVALVER comes from the coding sequence ATGACGCCACCAAAAATAACGCCGAGCAATGACGCTTCGGCGGCAAAGAGTTCCAACCTTCTTTATAACCCCACATTCAGAGCAGTAGCGTTTCAAATTATCGCGGTACTTGCTCTTGTTTGGTTTTTTTACACCATAGTCAACAATGCGTTAAGTAACCTCGATGCACGTGGTATTGCCACAGGTTTTGATTTTCTATCAAAAGAAGCGGGATTTGGCATTGGCCTTCACCTTATCGAGTACGATGAAACCTTCAGTTATGGACGCACCTTTTTTGTAGGACTGATTAATACCGCCTTAGTGTCTATGCTAGGTATCTTTTTTGCGACGGTACTTGGTTTTATTATGGGTATTGCAAGGCTGTCTAGTAACTGGTTGGTCAGTCGCTTAGCTGCGGTGTATATTGAGATATTCCGTAACATCCCTCTCTTATTACAGATTTTCTTTTGGTATTTTGCCGTACTGCAAGCCCTGCCATCCCCACGACAAAGTTTGAGTCTTGGTGAAGCGGTGTTTTTGAATGTACGCGGACTGTTCTTCCCCGCTCCCGTATTTAATGACGGCAGTGGTCTAGTGCTCGCAGCCTTAGTCATCGCTCTTGTTGCCTCAATTTTTATTGCCATTTGGGCTAAAAACAAACAAAAACTCACCGGTCGACAGACGCCAGTGGGACGCATCTCTATGGCATTAATTTTAGTGCTCACTTTAGCTGCTTACTTTATTGCGGGTATGCCAATTAGCGCTGAATTCCCAGAATTAAAAGGCTTTAACTTTAAAGGGGGCATCAGCATCATACCTGAGCTTGCCGCCCTCACCCTTGCACTGAGTATTTACACAGCGGCCTTCATTGCAGAAATTGTCCGCTCTGGCATCAATGCGGTGAGTCATGGTCAAACCGAGGCGGCCATGTCCCTTGGTTTGCCACGCAGTCGTACACTGCGCCTAGTGGTTATCCCACAAGCACTACGGATTATTATCCCCCCCCTTACCAGCCAATATTTAAACCTAACCAAAAACTCATCCCTGGCGATGGCTATTGGTTACCCTGATCTCGTTTCAGTATTTGCCGGTACAACCTTAAACCAAACAGGACAAGCCATTGAGATTATTGCCATGACCATGGGAGTCTACTTAACCCTGAGTCTACTCACTTCGTTGATCATGAATATCTATAACAAGAAAGTGGCTTTGGTGGAGAGATAA
- a CDS encoding amino acid ABC transporter permease: protein MSIHQFQPDLPPPSNSVGVVGWMRKNLFSTPLNSIVTLILGYLAFVLISHIFSWAFINADWIGTTRDDCSSAGACWVFISVRWEQFMYGFYPEAELWRPRLFYATLALFIAALMYEKTPKRTWIWLFFVNIYPFLIAALLYGGVFGLEVVDTHKWGGLLVTLIIALVGIVVSLPIGVALALGRRSEMPIIRSMCTVYIEVWRGVPLITVLFMASVMLPLFLSEGMDTDKLIRALVGVVLFSAAYMAEVVRGGLQAIPKGQYEAADALGLTYWKKMRLIILPQALKITIPSIVNTFIGLFKDTSLVLIIGMFDVLGIGQSANTDPEWLGFAIESYVFVALVFWVFCFGMSRYSIWLENKLNTGHKR from the coding sequence ATGAGCATACATCAGTTTCAACCGGATCTGCCGCCCCCATCAAACTCTGTAGGTGTTGTCGGTTGGATGAGAAAAAACCTTTTTAGTACCCCTTTAAATAGCATCGTTACCCTAATTTTAGGCTATCTTGCATTTGTACTTATCAGCCATATTTTTAGCTGGGCATTTATCAATGCCGACTGGATAGGCACAACCCGAGATGACTGCAGCAGTGCTGGGGCGTGTTGGGTGTTTATCAGTGTGCGCTGGGAGCAGTTCATGTATGGCTTTTACCCAGAAGCCGAACTGTGGCGACCTCGCCTATTTTATGCCACCTTAGCGCTGTTTATTGCGGCATTAATGTATGAAAAAACCCCTAAACGCACTTGGATTTGGCTGTTTTTTGTCAATATTTATCCATTTCTCATCGCCGCTTTACTTTACGGTGGAGTGTTTGGCCTAGAAGTGGTTGATACCCACAAATGGGGCGGATTATTAGTCACTCTTATTATCGCTTTAGTGGGCATTGTGGTTTCTTTACCTATTGGCGTTGCTCTGGCCTTAGGCCGTCGCTCTGAGATGCCCATCATTCGCAGTATGTGTACTGTGTATATTGAAGTTTGGCGTGGTGTACCACTTATTACCGTGCTATTTATGGCATCGGTCATGTTACCGCTGTTTCTTTCTGAAGGAATGGACACTGACAAACTGATTCGTGCACTGGTAGGTGTGGTACTATTTAGCGCCGCATACATGGCAGAAGTTGTGCGCGGTGGCCTGCAAGCGATCCCTAAGGGACAATATGAGGCGGCGGATGCGTTAGGGCTCACATATTGGAAGAAAATGCGTTTAATCATTCTTCCACAAGCCCTTAAAATTACCATCCCTTCAATTGTAAACACCTTTATTGGTTTATTTAAAGACACCAGTCTTGTACTCATCATTGGTATGTTCGATGTATTGGGTATTGGACAATCGGCTAACACCGACCCAGAATGGCTTGGCTTTGCCATTGAAAGTTATGTATTTGTCGCGTTAGTGTTTTGGGTGTTTTGTTTTGGTATGTCGAGATACTCGATATGGTTAGAAAACAAACTAAACACCGGCCACAAACGATAA
- a CDS encoding precorrin-2 dehydrogenase/sirohydrochlorin ferrochelatase family protein produces the protein MRYFPLFYDLHHKPVLVVGGGDVASRKVESLINAGAHVSVVSPTLDPFLVGLYNTQQISWIKGFYQSHLIDEFIQIWATTDNPELNHRVHKDAKLAGIMVNVVDDTEYCDFITPSMISRGRIQVAFSSGGGSPVLIRNLRRTFEAVLPQNLGLLADFAASKRNDIKSKLPDVTRRRLFWEYFFESQQVKRAKDNVELQACYNTIVASNQFDPSYQVTWIETGRDFEMLTLKALSVMQSAECVLYEHGVEPVFIEGCRRDAQRDTWKSVPHLQHQLAIQQQNKCAVVVLIAELSPALQAELSLGCGEIKILRYARQSS, from the coding sequence ATGCGATATTTTCCTCTATTTTATGATCTTCATCACAAGCCAGTATTGGTGGTAGGAGGGGGCGATGTTGCCAGTAGAAAAGTGGAAAGCCTCATTAACGCAGGTGCCCATGTCTCGGTAGTGTCACCCACTTTAGATCCATTTCTTGTAGGGCTGTATAACACGCAACAAATCAGTTGGATAAAAGGCTTTTATCAGAGTCATTTAATTGATGAGTTTATTCAGATCTGGGCGACTACAGATAATCCAGAATTGAATCATCGAGTGCATAAAGATGCAAAATTAGCGGGGATTATGGTTAATGTGGTGGACGATACTGAGTATTGTGATTTCATTACTCCTTCGATGATCAGCCGCGGCCGTATTCAAGTGGCCTTTTCCAGTGGAGGAGGTTCACCTGTATTGATCCGCAATTTGAGGCGCACTTTTGAAGCGGTTTTGCCACAAAACTTAGGTTTGCTTGCAGATTTTGCGGCATCTAAACGCAACGACATTAAATCAAAGCTGCCCGATGTGACTCGTCGACGTTTATTTTGGGAGTATTTTTTTGAGTCACAGCAAGTGAAGCGGGCGAAAGATAACGTTGAATTACAAGCGTGTTACAACACTATAGTGGCAAGCAATCAGTTTGATCCTAGCTACCAAGTGACTTGGATTGAAACAGGCCGTGATTTTGAAATGTTGACTCTAAAAGCCCTAAGTGTCATGCAGTCAGCAGAATGTGTTCTTTATGAGCACGGTGTTGAGCCTGTGTTTATTGAAGGGTGTCGTAGAGATGCACAGCGAGATACATGGAAAAGCGTGCCGCACCTGCAACACCAGTTGGCCATACAACAGCAAAACAAATGCGCAGTGGTGGTGTTAATCGCAGAACTATCACCAGCATTACAAGCAGAGTTGTCATTAGGTTGTGGTGAGATTAAGATCCTCCGTTACGCGAGGCAATCTAGCTAG
- a CDS encoding amino acid ABC transporter ATP-binding protein, with amino-acid sequence MTQHQDYMIQLEDMNKWYGEFHVLKNINLSVKKGEKIVICGPSGSGKSTMIRCINRLEEHQRGHIFVSGTELTEDLKNIEAVRREVGMCFQHFNLFPHLTVLENCTLAPIWVKKMPKGEAEAVAMKYLERVKIPDQADKYPGQLSGGQQQRVAIARSLCMNPQVMLFDEPTSALDPEMVREVLDVMVELADEGMTMLCVTHEMGFAKEVADRVIFMDAGEIIEENNPVDFFENPQSDRTQNFLSQILHH; translated from the coding sequence ATGACGCAACATCAAGATTACATGATCCAGTTGGAAGACATGAATAAGTGGTACGGTGAGTTTCACGTACTTAAAAACATCAACCTAAGTGTTAAAAAAGGCGAGAAAATCGTTATCTGTGGCCCTTCAGGCTCCGGTAAATCGACCATGATTCGCTGCATTAACCGCTTAGAAGAGCATCAAAGGGGGCATATTTTTGTTTCTGGAACGGAGCTAACCGAAGATCTGAAAAACATTGAAGCGGTACGCAGAGAAGTCGGCATGTGTTTTCAGCACTTTAATTTGTTCCCGCACCTCACCGTTTTAGAAAATTGCACCCTAGCCCCTATCTGGGTGAAAAAAATGCCTAAGGGGGAAGCAGAAGCTGTAGCGATGAAGTATCTAGAGCGGGTAAAAATCCCAGATCAAGCGGACAAATACCCAGGTCAGTTATCTGGCGGGCAGCAACAACGTGTGGCCATTGCTCGCTCTTTATGCATGAACCCGCAAGTAATGCTTTTTGACGAACCGACCTCAGCGTTGGATCCTGAGATGGTGCGTGAAGTTTTAGATGTTATGGTGGAACTGGCAGACGAAGGCATGACCATGCTGTGCGTGACGCACGAAATGGGGTTTGCCAAAGAGGTCGCCGATCGCGTTATCTTCATGGATGCCGGTGAGATTATTGAAGAAAACAATCCTGTTGATTTCTTTGAAAACCCACAGTCTGACCGAACCCAAAACTTTTTATCACAAATATTGCACCATTAA
- a CDS encoding amino acid ABC transporter substrate-binding protein: protein MANKLTILASVVAASTAVMATSASAADSTLDKVLAAGSLTCGVSTGLPGFSNPNSKGEWEGIDVEYCQALAAAVLGDKSKVKYVPLTAKERFTALQSGEIDVLSRNTTWTQHRDTALGLNFVGVNYYDGQGFMVKKELGVASAKELDGAAVCVQSGTTTELNLADYFRASGMEYKPVVFDTAAQTSAGFDAGRCDVLTTDQSGLYALRLNLKDPTKAIVLPEIISKEPLGPVVRQGDDKWFNVAKWTLNAMINAEEYGITSKNADAMLKSSDPNVKRILGVDGPKGTALGLKDDWGYQVIKQVGNYGESFERTVGTGSPLQINRGVNALWNAGGFMYAPPMR from the coding sequence ATGGCGAATAAACTCACAATTCTAGCTTCAGTTGTCGCGGCTTCGACAGCGGTTATGGCCACTTCGGCGTCAGCTGCAGATAGTACGCTAGACAAAGTTTTAGCGGCAGGCTCTCTCACGTGTGGCGTGAGTACAGGCCTACCCGGCTTCTCTAACCCTAACTCCAAAGGCGAATGGGAAGGTATTGACGTAGAATACTGTCAAGCTCTCGCCGCTGCGGTATTGGGTGATAAATCCAAAGTTAAATATGTTCCTCTTACAGCAAAAGAGCGATTTACTGCATTGCAATCGGGTGAAATTGATGTTCTATCGCGAAACACGACTTGGACACAACACCGTGATACCGCTCTTGGTCTTAACTTTGTTGGCGTGAACTATTACGACGGCCAAGGTTTCATGGTGAAGAAAGAATTAGGCGTGGCAAGTGCTAAAGAGCTTGATGGTGCGGCTGTGTGTGTTCAGTCTGGTACGACGACCGAGCTTAACCTTGCTGACTACTTCCGCGCCAGTGGCATGGAGTACAAACCTGTGGTCTTTGATACAGCAGCACAAACATCAGCAGGATTTGACGCTGGACGATGCGACGTTCTAACCACAGACCAATCTGGCTTATACGCACTGCGTTTAAACCTGAAAGATCCTACCAAAGCTATCGTTCTACCAGAAATCATCTCTAAAGAGCCTCTAGGCCCTGTCGTTCGTCAAGGTGATGATAAATGGTTTAATGTGGCAAAATGGACACTCAATGCCATGATTAATGCCGAAGAGTACGGTATTACATCGAAAAATGCGGATGCGATGCTGAAGTCTTCGGATCCAAATGTAAAACGTATTTTAGGTGTTGACGGTCCAAAAGGCACTGCTCTAGGTCTTAAGGACGATTGGGGTTACCAAGTCATTAAGCAAGTGGGTAACTATGGTGAAAGCTTTGAGCGTACTGTAGGTACTGGCTCTCCTCTACAAATTAACCGTGGTGTTAATGCACTATGGAATGCGGGTGGCTTTATGTACGCGCCACCAATGCGCTAA
- a CDS encoding Bax inhibitor-1/YccA family protein has protein sequence MNSPMVSRTRSQDSVLQTNKVLRNTYFLLSLTLLWSAVVAGISMAMNLPRPGLILMLVGFYGLLFLTEKNRNNSMGLVFTFLFTGFLGYTTGPILNMYIGAGMGDTIVTALGGTALAFMGASAYALTTKRDLSFLGGVLMAGFVVLLIGMVANIFLQMPIIHLAMSGMFVLFSTGAILLTTQQIIRGGETNYISATITLYVSIYNLFISLLSILGIMNND, from the coding sequence ATGAACAGTCCAATGGTATCACGCACTCGCTCACAAGATAGTGTGTTACAAACCAATAAGGTTCTGCGTAACACCTACTTCTTATTATCACTAACATTGCTTTGGTCTGCCGTGGTTGCCGGCATCTCTATGGCGATGAACCTGCCCCGTCCTGGGCTTATTCTTATGCTTGTTGGCTTTTACGGACTGCTCTTCTTAACCGAAAAGAACCGTAACAACAGCATGGGCTTAGTATTTACCTTCCTATTTACTGGATTCCTTGGTTACACCACCGGCCCTATCCTAAATATGTATATTGGTGCTGGCATGGGTGACACTATAGTGACAGCCCTTGGCGGTACGGCGCTGGCGTTTATGGGAGCATCGGCTTATGCCTTGACCACTAAACGTGATCTTTCTTTCCTTGGCGGCGTACTAATGGCTGGCTTTGTGGTTCTGCTGATTGGAATGGTAGCCAACATATTCCTACAAATGCCAATCATCCACTTGGCTATGAGTGGTATGTTTGTGTTGTTCTCCACAGGTGCCATCTTGTTGACAACACAACAAATTATCCGTGGTGGTGAAACAAACTACATCTCGGCAACCATTACTCTATACGTGTCAATTTATAACCTATTCATTAGCCTATTAAGCATTCTAGGTATCATGAATAACGATTAA